A single genomic interval of Stenotrophomonas sp. ZAC14D1_NAIMI4_1 harbors:
- a CDS encoding fimbrial protein produces MKVSYFSQESFAPARKSHTCLSGRVRMLWGAMALALFAPAIAQACTAVEPGQQINLVVNAWDDAEPDLLVADFRSGGSVRFLMNCPGGDIPIDVSPSITGLEFVRNVTVSGESYPAFGLLGQPQSPLLIFKSSVEGSSGGGPSRAQPFDIRTPLHVSGLNISGVSRWSIVYVAAVSRGGEMRAVPETSLGTITHAAPRYPHLVKTDAYRISANIRSRTCTLDDTSVELKDVQAADLPGAGSTAGQLGFNVVMRCNGAFPAELTLTDANAAGNTSSRLTPTRNATAGAVQVELLRDGNPVVLGQTWSLPATQNGPQNIGLAARYYRAAGTFSSGVVEGQATLTVSYR; encoded by the coding sequence ATGAAGGTTTCATATTTTTCCCAAGAGAGTTTCGCGCCAGCCAGGAAGAGCCACACCTGCTTGTCCGGCCGCGTACGCATGCTGTGGGGGGCGATGGCCTTGGCACTGTTTGCGCCTGCCATTGCACAGGCGTGTACCGCCGTGGAGCCGGGCCAGCAGATCAACCTCGTGGTGAATGCGTGGGACGATGCCGAGCCCGACCTGCTGGTCGCTGACTTCAGGTCAGGTGGTAGCGTCCGCTTCCTCATGAACTGCCCCGGCGGTGACATCCCCATCGATGTGAGCCCAAGCATCACCGGCCTGGAATTCGTGCGGAACGTGACTGTGAGCGGCGAGTCTTACCCGGCATTTGGGCTGCTGGGGCAGCCGCAGTCGCCGTTGTTGATATTTAAAAGCTCGGTCGAGGGAAGCAGTGGGGGAGGGCCCTCCCGCGCGCAACCTTTCGACATCAGAACGCCATTGCATGTCAGCGGCTTGAACATTTCAGGGGTATCACGGTGGTCCATCGTCTACGTGGCGGCGGTATCGCGGGGTGGGGAGATGCGGGCCGTGCCTGAAACCAGCCTGGGCACTATTACGCATGCTGCACCCAGGTACCCGCACCTGGTCAAGACCGATGCCTATCGCATTTCGGCAAACATCAGAAGTCGCACATGCACCCTGGACGACACCTCAGTGGAGCTGAAGGACGTTCAAGCCGCCGATCTTCCCGGTGCCGGCAGCACTGCAGGTCAGCTCGGCTTCAACGTAGTGATGCGCTGCAATGGTGCCTTCCCCGCGGAGCTGACGTTGACCGATGCCAATGCGGCGGGCAATACCAGCAGCCGCTTGACGCCGACGCGAAATGCCACGGCCGGTGCGGTGCAGGTGGAGCTGCTGCGCGATGGCAACCCGGTGGTGCTGGGCCAGACCTGGTCGCTGCCAGCAACGCAGAATGGCCCGCAGAACATTGGGCTGGCGGCCCGCTATTACAGGGCGGCGGGAACGTTCAGCTCGGGTGTCGTGGAAGGGCAGGCCACGCTGACGGTCAGCTATCGCTGA
- a CDS encoding response regulator transcription factor: MPRESAVYRVVVADDHPAARLGMKLVAEIWGRCDVVAEVANGRDLVEAIEAESADLVITDLSMAQAGSTDGLALIKLLRRRYPKVRVVVLTISGSAVIIDALVALGVSGVVSKRDEVDELLEALRNVERAGTHVGKSFQGEDLVPEVSLPEAELTKAEIDVLRQLANNLSVTAIAARSSRSVATISKQKTSAMKKLGLVDTMQLYTYLRSLRGGVRTG, encoded by the coding sequence GTGCCTAGGGAGAGCGCCGTGTACAGAGTTGTCGTTGCTGATGATCACCCTGCCGCGCGTCTTGGAATGAAACTGGTTGCAGAAATCTGGGGGCGGTGCGATGTGGTCGCAGAGGTCGCAAATGGCCGGGATCTGGTCGAGGCCATCGAGGCGGAATCTGCGGATCTGGTCATCACGGATCTGAGCATGGCGCAGGCCGGATCCACGGACGGCCTGGCCCTGATCAAGCTGCTCAGGCGCCGCTACCCCAAGGTGAGAGTGGTGGTGCTGACGATCTCGGGCAGCGCGGTGATCATCGATGCCCTGGTCGCGCTGGGCGTCAGTGGCGTGGTGTCCAAGCGCGACGAGGTTGACGAGCTGCTCGAGGCGCTGCGCAATGTGGAACGCGCCGGCACGCATGTCGGAAAAAGTTTCCAGGGTGAAGACCTGGTCCCTGAGGTCTCTCTTCCCGAAGCGGAGCTGACCAAGGCCGAGATCGACGTGCTCAGGCAGCTCGCAAACAACCTTTCGGTCACGGCCATTGCCGCGCGCAGCTCGCGCAGCGTGGCGACCATCAGCAAGCAGAAGACCAGTGCGATGAAGAAGCTGGGCCTGGTCGACACCATGCAGCTCTATACCTATCTGAGATCGCTGCGAGGGGGCGTCCGCACCGGCTGA
- a CDS encoding autotransporter outer membrane beta-barrel domain-containing protein, translating to MRPLTQCLLLALAALPATSVLARDLDGQSATVRENSNVEAWNLINGSHLSVDGGRSEKITSSDSQVTLNNGHVQALANGGTASIVLQGSSTLDMTNSTLHDGNVVVSDLSTARITGSTLHSVGANSRFSVGIYLDKSPSRPDANSTVIVDSSFVRAEASPGAVAVSNGHAVRLQQGTAILQNGTRVEGANSGVLLLGGTIASVLNQPITLRVDNAQVASDSGPAIWVAPRRSVRYDITVANGSQLSGGDGHLLLVRPDGTASGEADVHFTVDDARLAGDITFDTSRVSGNLDVVLRNKAQIDGRFFNVTSADISGDSTWLLTGDSNVGQLTLGNTGTIALGNGSTFNTLTVDTFTGNGGTLLFNTQLGDDTSATDKLIVTGDTTGQANVRVLNAGGAGAKTDKGIELIRVGGASNGQFDLQGRAVGGQYEYFLFKDATNGGWYLRSELATVPDPCVVDPTLPECQPIDPVDPVDPVDPTPVLRPEAGAYLANQFAMDQLLRHSWRDRQGGSTTAEDGVRGWARVDANQSKLSAVEDQLDLRVDRSRVQLGADLGVFDGGRGRVGVMGTLAQSSATSRSLLTGYSAKGKVNGGALGVYSSWTTDALYVDASVQRGQFRNRVQGEGLAEERYDSDIWQSSLEAGYRIGIGQIGNTALHLQPELQLVYTDASIDRHEEANGTVVRSLGDSGLSGRAGLRLQGEGHSTAGASVSPYVVANWYRDGASNGMAFDDEALKASVPRNRYELNAGARLDFRSGLSAWGGLGVMRGDHGYRETTANLSVAYKW from the coding sequence ATGCGCCCCCTCACCCAGTGCCTGCTGTTGGCCCTGGCAGCCCTTCCCGCGACATCCGTACTGGCCCGTGACCTTGATGGCCAATCGGCCACCGTGCGTGAAAACAGCAACGTGGAGGCCTGGAATCTGATCAACGGCTCGCACTTGAGTGTAGATGGCGGCCGTTCGGAGAAAATCACCAGTTCGGACTCACAGGTAACGCTGAACAACGGCCATGTACAAGCACTCGCGAACGGCGGGACTGCCAGCATCGTGCTGCAGGGCAGTTCAACACTGGATATGACCAACAGCACGCTGCATGACGGCAATGTGGTGGTCAGCGACCTTTCCACCGCACGCATCACCGGAAGCACCCTGCATTCGGTTGGCGCCAATAGCCGGTTCAGCGTCGGCATCTACCTCGACAAGTCACCCAGCCGGCCCGATGCCAACAGCACCGTCATCGTCGACTCCTCGTTCGTACGCGCTGAAGCATCACCGGGCGCGGTAGCGGTCAGCAACGGCCACGCAGTGCGCCTGCAACAAGGCACGGCCATCCTGCAGAACGGCACCCGGGTGGAAGGCGCGAATTCGGGTGTGCTGCTGCTGGGCGGCACCATCGCGTCTGTGCTCAATCAGCCCATCACGCTGCGCGTGGACAACGCCCAGGTTGCCTCGGACAGCGGTCCCGCCATCTGGGTAGCACCGCGCAGGTCGGTGCGCTACGACATCACCGTCGCCAACGGTTCGCAGCTGTCCGGCGGTGATGGGCATCTGCTGCTGGTACGCCCCGATGGCACGGCCTCGGGCGAGGCCGATGTCCACTTCACGGTGGACGACGCCCGCCTGGCCGGTGACATCACCTTCGATACCAGCCGGGTCAGCGGCAACCTGGATGTCGTGCTGCGCAACAAGGCGCAGATCGATGGCCGCTTCTTCAACGTCACCAGCGCCGACATCAGTGGCGACAGCACCTGGCTGCTGACCGGCGACAGCAATGTCGGCCAGTTGACCCTGGGCAACACCGGCACCATCGCCCTCGGCAATGGCAGCACCTTCAACACCCTCACGGTGGATACCTTCACCGGCAACGGCGGTACGCTGCTGTTCAATACCCAGCTGGGCGATGACACCTCGGCCACCGACAAGCTGATCGTCACCGGCGACACCACCGGCCAGGCCAACGTGCGCGTGCTCAACGCCGGCGGCGCCGGCGCCAAGACCGACAAGGGCATCGAGCTGATCCGTGTGGGCGGTGCGTCCAACGGCCAGTTCGACCTGCAGGGCCGCGCCGTGGGTGGGCAGTACGAGTACTTCCTGTTCAAGGATGCCACCAATGGCGGCTGGTACCTGCGCTCGGAACTGGCCACCGTGCCGGACCCGTGCGTGGTGGACCCGACCCTTCCGGAATGCCAGCCGATCGACCCGGTGGACCCGGTTGATCCGGTGGACCCGACCCCGGTGCTGCGCCCGGAAGCCGGCGCGTACCTGGCCAACCAGTTCGCGATGGACCAGCTGCTGCGCCACTCCTGGCGCGACCGCCAAGGCGGCAGCACCACCGCTGAGGACGGCGTGCGTGGCTGGGCCCGCGTGGATGCCAACCAGAGCAAGCTGTCGGCGGTCGAAGACCAGCTGGACCTGCGCGTGGACCGCTCGCGCGTGCAGCTGGGTGCCGACCTGGGCGTGTTCGATGGCGGCCGCGGCCGTGTGGGCGTGATGGGCACGCTGGCCCAGTCCAGCGCCACCTCGCGTTCGCTGCTGACCGGCTACAGCGCCAAGGGCAAGGTCAACGGCGGCGCGCTGGGCGTGTACAGCAGCTGGACCACCGATGCGCTGTATGTGGATGCCAGCGTGCAGCGCGGCCAGTTCCGCAACCGCGTGCAGGGCGAGGGTCTGGCCGAAGAGCGCTACGACTCGGATATCTGGCAGAGCTCTCTGGAAGCCGGTTACCGCATCGGCATCGGCCAGATCGGCAACACCGCGCTGCACCTGCAGCCGGAACTGCAGCTGGTCTACACCGATGCCAGCATTGATCGCCATGAAGAAGCCAACGGCACCGTGGTGCGCAGCCTGGGCGACAGTGGCCTGTCCGGCCGTGCGGGCCTGCGCCTGCAGGGCGAAGGCCACAGCACCGCCGGTGCCTCGGTCAGCCCGTACGTGGTGGCCAACTGGTACCGCGATGGCGCCAGCAACGGTATGGCGTTTGACGATGAAGCGCTGAAGGCCAGCGTGCCGCGCAACCGCTACGAGCTGAATGCCGGTGCGCGCCTGGATTTCCGTTCCGGGTTGAGTGCCTGGGGTGGACTGGGCGTGATGCGCGGCGACCATGGATACCGCGAAACCACGGCCAACCTGAGCGTCGCGTACAAGTGGTAA
- a CDS encoding efflux RND transporter periplasmic adaptor subunit, whose amino-acid sequence MFGFVAWHLPGAARGIAHCCPPARMSGGTHRHPRVPPMQFLPKRFTALALVTLLAACAPSAPDEATTLPSVHVHTLQPEDAALHVVLPGRAVAAQQAEVRPQVDGIVARRLFEEGSQVRAGQPLYQLDDITLRAGRDEAKARLNHAYATCSAAREEARRLAQLADSRLVSLQDKDRSAAAYQRAEADIQMAMASLQTAKVALDHARIAAPISGRIGRSNVTEGALVTSHQPEALTTVRGLDPMYVDLSQSAAEWLQLRRDIADGRLTDNRQLPVAIQLEDGSRLQQSGTLQFSDVSVDPGTGTYALRVRVANPDGVLLPGMYVSASIGAGVRREALLVPMQAVSRDATGRTHVMVVDGEGTVANRAVQLGRALGERWLVEDGLRAGERVVVQGQHKLQPGSRISPVEASAPVQGAEG is encoded by the coding sequence ATTTTCGGATTCGTTGCATGGCATTTGCCGGGCGCGGCGCGTGGAATAGCGCACTGCTGTCCGCCTGCGCGCATGTCCGGCGGAACCCACCGCCACCCTCGAGTGCCGCCCATGCAGTTCCTGCCCAAACGATTCACGGCGCTCGCGCTTGTCACGCTGCTCGCGGCCTGCGCGCCATCGGCGCCCGACGAAGCCACCACGCTGCCCTCGGTACACGTTCATACCCTGCAGCCCGAAGACGCCGCACTCCATGTGGTCCTTCCGGGGCGAGCCGTTGCCGCGCAACAGGCGGAGGTGCGCCCGCAGGTGGATGGCATCGTCGCCCGGCGCCTGTTTGAAGAGGGCAGCCAGGTCCGGGCCGGGCAACCGCTCTACCAGCTGGACGACATCACGCTGCGTGCGGGCCGGGATGAAGCCAAAGCGCGCTTGAACCATGCCTATGCCACCTGTAGCGCCGCCCGCGAGGAAGCCCGGCGCCTGGCGCAGCTGGCGGATTCGCGGCTGGTCAGCCTGCAGGACAAGGACCGCTCAGCGGCGGCCTACCAGCGCGCCGAGGCGGACATACAGATGGCGATGGCCTCGCTGCAGACCGCCAAGGTGGCGCTGGACCACGCGCGTATTGCCGCGCCCATCAGTGGCCGTATCGGGCGCTCCAACGTGACCGAAGGGGCACTGGTCACCTCGCACCAGCCCGAAGCGCTCACCACCGTGCGCGGCCTGGACCCGATGTATGTGGATCTTTCGCAGTCTGCTGCCGAGTGGCTGCAGCTCAGGCGGGATATCGCCGATGGGCGGTTGACGGACAACCGGCAGCTGCCGGTGGCTATCCAACTGGAGGATGGCAGCCGCCTGCAGCAGAGCGGCACCCTGCAGTTCTCCGATGTAAGCGTGGACCCCGGCACCGGCACGTACGCATTGCGGGTCCGCGTTGCCAACCCTGATGGCGTGCTGCTGCCGGGCATGTACGTATCGGCTTCCATTGGCGCGGGTGTGCGCCGCGAGGCGCTGCTGGTGCCGATGCAGGCCGTCTCGCGCGATGCCACCGGCAGGACGCACGTCATGGTGGTGGACGGTGAGGGCACGGTCGCCAACCGCGCCGTCCAGCTGGGCCGGGCGCTGGGCGAGCGCTGGCTGGTGGAGGACGGCCTGCGTGCCGGCGAGCGCGTGGTGGTGCAGGGCCAGCACAAGCTGCAGCCGGGCAGCCGCATTTCCCCGGTGGAGGCAAGCGCGCCCGTGCAGGGCGCTGAAGGCTGA
- a CDS encoding efflux RND transporter permease subunit, translating to MARFFIDRPIFAWVIALLIMLVGGLALVRMPVAMYPDVAPPTITITGIYPGASASVIEETVVQVVEQQLAGLDGMLHFSSQSYSYGGYAMINVVFRNGIDLDQAQTQVQGRVQLAMPSLPEALQRRGLAVTKSNGGYLQMLAFVSEDGRMNEADVSDYVGSTVADAIRRVPGVGQVREFGGKYAMRIWLDPVKMDRYQLSVDELVSAIGAENLQVPLGEIGGAPAVQEQQLSAFIEGASPKRTAAEFAQVVIRSQEHGGVLRLGDVARIELGAESYDFGNRLNGKPAAGIGISLAPGANALETRAAIDKAVEALGPGMPAGVKAVVPYDTTPFVRLSINGVVKTLLEAIVLVFVVMYLFLQNLRATLIPTIAVPVVLLGTFGILAFLGFSVNMLTMFAMVLAIGLLVDDAIVVVENVERIMAEEGLSARDATRKSMDQITGALVGIGVVLSAVFVPMAFMQGATGVIYRQFTATLVSAMALSVIVAIILTPALCATLLKPAAHGVGHAPQAGVLGRLFSAFNRRFDRASSVYQRGVGGVLARPRRFLLAFLALGAVMTVLFVRLPSSFLPNEDQGTLVVLVQTPVGSTLSRTQDALAFVENYFLQEDPVVESMFTVAGYNYSGMGQNSGLAFLRLKDWSERPAADSADAIVARASKALARHGDASMYVLSPPPVPGLGTVSGFSFFLKDDAGHGHAALAAARDQLLAAAAENPALARMRANGMADAPTLKIDVDTARARSHGLDPANALGTLSAAWGGRYVADFVDRGRTKRVYVQADAPFRMKKDDLNLWSVKNAQGSMVPFASFARADWSHASPRLERQSGVSAMEIQGEPAPGVASGEAMAEIERLAAELPAGFSLEWTGAAVQEQGSRSQALLLFVLSIVVVFLCLAALYESWAVPTAVLLVAPLGILGAVLANTVAGLERDIYFQVAMLTTVGLTSKNAILIVAFAREHLQNGAELIDATLHAVRDRLRPIIMTSLAFGLGVLPLVLASGAGSGAQRAIGTGVLGGMVVGTLLGLVFVPLFFVIVMRTFGRR from the coding sequence ATGGCACGTTTCTTCATCGATCGCCCTATCTTCGCCTGGGTCATCGCGCTGCTCATCATGCTGGTGGGCGGCCTGGCCCTGGTGCGCATGCCGGTCGCGATGTACCCGGACGTGGCGCCGCCCACCATCACCATCACCGGCATCTACCCCGGTGCGTCGGCCAGCGTCATCGAGGAAACCGTGGTGCAGGTGGTGGAACAACAGCTGGCGGGCCTGGACGGCATGCTGCACTTCTCCTCGCAGAGCTACTCCTATGGTGGCTACGCGATGATCAACGTGGTCTTCAGGAACGGCATCGATCTGGACCAGGCGCAGACCCAGGTGCAGGGCCGGGTGCAGCTGGCCATGCCGTCGCTGCCCGAGGCGCTGCAACGCCGCGGGCTGGCAGTGACCAAGTCCAACGGTGGCTACCTGCAGATGCTGGCCTTCGTCTCTGAAGACGGGCGGATGAATGAAGCCGACGTTTCGGATTACGTGGGCTCCACCGTAGCCGACGCCATCCGGCGGGTACCCGGGGTAGGGCAGGTACGAGAGTTTGGCGGCAAGTACGCGATGCGTATCTGGCTGGACCCGGTCAAGATGGACCGCTACCAGTTGTCCGTCGATGAGCTGGTCAGCGCCATCGGCGCGGAGAACCTGCAGGTGCCGCTGGGCGAGATCGGCGGCGCGCCCGCCGTGCAGGAACAGCAGTTGAGCGCGTTCATCGAAGGGGCGTCGCCCAAGCGCACGGCGGCCGAGTTTGCCCAGGTGGTCATCCGCAGCCAGGAACACGGTGGCGTACTGCGGCTGGGCGATGTGGCGCGCATTGAACTGGGGGCGGAGAGCTACGACTTCGGCAACCGCCTGAACGGCAAGCCCGCCGCGGGCATCGGCATTTCGCTTGCGCCGGGCGCGAATGCGCTGGAAACCCGCGCGGCCATCGACAAGGCGGTGGAAGCGCTGGGCCCGGGCATGCCGGCGGGGGTGAAGGCGGTCGTTCCGTACGACACGACGCCCTTTGTGCGGCTGTCCATCAACGGCGTGGTCAAGACCCTGCTGGAAGCCATCGTGCTGGTGTTCGTGGTGATGTATCTGTTCCTGCAGAACCTGCGGGCCACGCTCATCCCGACCATTGCCGTGCCCGTGGTGCTGCTGGGCACGTTCGGCATTCTGGCGTTCCTGGGCTTCTCGGTGAACATGCTGACGATGTTCGCCATGGTCCTGGCCATCGGCCTGCTGGTGGATGATGCGATCGTGGTGGTGGAGAACGTCGAGCGCATCATGGCCGAGGAGGGACTCTCCGCCCGCGATGCCACGCGCAAGTCGATGGATCAGATCACCGGCGCGCTGGTGGGCATTGGTGTGGTGCTGTCGGCCGTGTTCGTGCCGATGGCCTTCATGCAGGGTGCCACGGGTGTCATCTACCGGCAGTTCACTGCCACGCTGGTCTCTGCCATGGCGCTGTCGGTCATCGTGGCGATCATCCTCACCCCGGCCCTCTGCGCCACGTTGCTGAAGCCCGCTGCCCACGGCGTTGGGCACGCCCCGCAGGCGGGCGTACTTGGGCGGCTGTTCTCCGCGTTCAACCGGCGGTTCGACCGCGCCAGCTCGGTGTACCAGCGTGGCGTCGGGGGAGTCCTTGCCCGGCCGCGGCGCTTCCTGCTGGCCTTCCTGGCACTGGGGGCGGTGATGACCGTGCTGTTCGTGCGCCTGCCCAGTTCGTTCCTGCCCAATGAAGACCAAGGCACGCTGGTGGTTCTGGTGCAGACGCCGGTGGGTTCTACGCTCTCGCGAACCCAGGACGCGCTCGCATTCGTGGAGAACTACTTCCTGCAGGAAGACCCCGTGGTCGAATCGATGTTCACTGTCGCCGGCTACAACTACTCCGGCATGGGGCAGAACTCGGGCTTGGCCTTTCTGCGGTTGAAGGATTGGTCCGAGCGACCGGCGGCAGATTCGGCCGATGCCATTGTGGCCCGCGCGTCGAAAGCCCTGGCCAGGCACGGAGATGCGAGCATGTACGTGCTTTCGCCGCCACCGGTGCCCGGTCTGGGAACGGTGTCCGGCTTCAGCTTCTTCCTGAAGGACGATGCGGGGCATGGGCATGCGGCGCTGGCGGCAGCGCGTGACCAGCTGCTTGCCGCCGCCGCAGAGAATCCAGCGCTGGCCCGGATGCGCGCCAACGGCATGGCAGACGCCCCCACCCTGAAGATCGACGTGGATACCGCCCGTGCGCGTTCCCACGGCCTGGACCCGGCCAACGCACTGGGCACCCTCAGTGCGGCGTGGGGCGGGCGCTACGTGGCCGATTTCGTGGACCGTGGTCGCACCAAGCGTGTGTATGTGCAGGCGGATGCGCCCTTCCGCATGAAGAAGGACGATCTGAATCTGTGGTCGGTGAAGAACGCGCAAGGCAGCATGGTGCCCTTCGCATCGTTTGCGCGCGCGGATTGGTCGCATGCATCGCCACGCCTGGAGCGGCAGAGTGGTGTGTCCGCCATGGAGATACAGGGTGAGCCGGCCCCGGGTGTTGCGTCGGGCGAGGCGATGGCGGAAATCGAGCGGCTGGCGGCAGAGCTGCCGGCAGGGTTCAGCCTGGAGTGGACTGGCGCGGCGGTGCAGGAACAGGGGTCGCGTTCTCAGGCGTTGCTGCTGTTCGTCCTGTCCATCGTAGTAGTGTTCCTGTGCCTGGCCGCCCTGTACGAGAGCTGGGCGGTGCCGACGGCGGTGTTGCTGGTTGCCCCGCTGGGCATCCTCGGTGCTGTCCTCGCCAATACGGTTGCCGGGCTGGAACGCGACATCTACTTCCAGGTGGCCATGCTGACCACGGTCGGCCTGACCAGCAAGAACGCCATCCTCATCGTCGCCTTTGCGCGGGAGCATCTGCAGAACGGTGCTGAGCTGATCGACGCCACGCTGCATGCCGTGCGCGACCGCCTGCGGCCGATCATCATGACCTCGCTGGCCTTCGGGCTGGGCGTGCTACCGCTGGTACTGGCCAGCGGTGCCGGGTCGGGCGCGCAACGGGCCATCGGCACCGGCGTGCTGGGCGGCATGGTGGTGGGCACCCTGCTTGGGCTGGTGTTCGTGCCGCTGTTCTTCGTGATCGTCATGCGTACGTTCGGGCGTCGATAG
- a CDS encoding ATP-binding cassette domain-containing protein, with product MLRLQDIELHFNGRPLFSGVDLRLPAGARVALIGNNGTGKSSLLRMLAGQAAPSAGEIRWRDGTSVAYVPQHVLDGSARSGGEQMRHALARALDSAPDVLLLDEPSNHLDRSARRSLLARLRQYHGTLLIASHDTALIDALCDTLWHIHNQHIEVFQGRYHDHQVELQRRRDALDRTVRDLDRAQSQAHDALMREQQRAASSRKRGAVKVEQRKWGTVRSATKLERGNTTAGQKRQQIREVQEDIAERRRQLQRDEVIEPRFQLPAGWRREGVVVQVTDGACGYHAPLIVQHLQVCLEVGDCLLVTGDNGSGKSTFARALQGATDVQREGDWLLPAAEQVALIDQHYDALPAALTPVQAMAACQPRWSPSECRLHLADFLFRGDAPAQTTIGQLSGGERARLAMALMAAHPPTLLILDEPTNNLDMSLRAHLLQVLHAYPGTLVVISHDEGFIQSLDPTHQLDLSSSGNAIAR from the coding sequence ATGTTGCGACTACAAGACATCGAGCTTCACTTCAACGGCCGCCCGCTTTTCAGCGGCGTGGACCTGCGCCTTCCTGCTGGCGCGCGCGTCGCCCTGATCGGCAACAACGGCACCGGCAAGAGCAGCCTGCTGCGCATGCTGGCTGGGCAGGCAGCACCCAGCGCAGGCGAGATCCGCTGGCGCGACGGCACTTCGGTTGCCTATGTCCCGCAGCACGTGCTGGACGGTTCGGCGCGCAGCGGCGGCGAACAGATGCGCCATGCGCTGGCACGTGCGCTGGATTCAGCACCGGACGTGCTGCTGCTGGACGAGCCCAGCAACCATCTGGACCGTAGTGCACGGCGCTCGCTGCTGGCCCGCCTGCGCCAGTACCACGGCACCCTGCTGATCGCCTCACATGACACCGCGTTGATTGATGCGCTGTGCGACACGCTCTGGCATATCCACAACCAGCACATCGAGGTCTTCCAGGGCCGTTACCACGACCATCAGGTGGAACTGCAACGCCGGCGCGACGCGCTGGATCGAACCGTGCGCGACCTCGACCGTGCGCAGTCGCAGGCACATGACGCACTGATGCGCGAACAGCAGCGTGCCGCCTCCTCACGCAAGCGTGGCGCGGTGAAGGTGGAGCAGCGCAAATGGGGCACGGTGCGTTCGGCCACCAAACTGGAACGCGGCAACACCACCGCCGGGCAGAAGCGCCAGCAGATCCGTGAGGTACAGGAGGACATCGCCGAGCGCCGCCGGCAGCTGCAGCGCGACGAGGTCATCGAGCCGCGCTTCCAGCTTCCCGCGGGCTGGCGCCGGGAAGGCGTGGTGGTGCAGGTCACCGATGGCGCATGCGGCTACCACGCACCGCTGATCGTGCAGCATCTGCAGGTGTGCCTGGAGGTGGGCGACTGCCTGCTGGTGACCGGCGACAACGGCAGCGGCAAATCCACCTTCGCCCGTGCCTTGCAGGGTGCCACCGATGTCCAGCGCGAGGGCGACTGGCTGCTGCCGGCGGCGGAGCAGGTTGCACTGATCGACCAGCACTACGACGCGCTGCCGGCCGCACTGACGCCGGTGCAGGCGATGGCCGCGTGCCAGCCCCGATGGTCCCCCTCCGAATGCCGCCTGCATCTGGCCGATTTCCTGTTCCGTGGCGATGCACCGGCGCAGACGACCATCGGCCAGCTGTCAGGTGGCGAACGCGCACGCCTGGCGATGGCGCTGATGGCGGCCCACCCGCCCACGCTGCTGATACTGGACGAACCCACCAACAACCTGGACATGAGTCTTCGTGCCCATCTGCTGCAGGTCCTGCACGCTTACCCGGGCACCCTGGTGGTGATTTCCCACGATGAGGGCTTCATCCAGTCGCTGGACCCGACCCATCAGCTGGATCTGTCCTCCAGCGGCAACGCCATCGCGCGCTGA
- a CDS encoding GNAT family N-acetyltransferase: MRDTPIKLPPSGHCHVRLRWLTRDDAPAWFRIISRPEIRAQTSWNISSPAGLDAIFDALVPGAPSPELRIGIAGEDNELLGTIGFHTINARHASAELAYELSPAVWGQGIATAVVGQVAAWGLQQFGWQRLQATVLDTNTASARVLVKCGFALEGRLRNLRRVGGVSRDFDVYSRVPA, translated from the coding sequence ATGCGAGACACACCCATCAAACTTCCACCGTCCGGGCACTGCCACGTGCGCCTGCGCTGGCTCACTCGTGACGATGCCCCGGCATGGTTCCGCATCATCAGTCGACCCGAAATACGGGCACAGACCAGCTGGAACATATCCTCCCCGGCGGGTCTCGATGCCATCTTCGATGCGCTTGTACCGGGTGCGCCCTCGCCCGAACTGCGCATTGGCATTGCCGGGGAGGACAATGAACTGCTCGGCACCATCGGGTTTCACACCATCAACGCCCGGCACGCCTCCGCCGAACTGGCCTACGAACTCTCGCCCGCCGTGTGGGGCCAGGGCATTGCCACTGCGGTTGTCGGGCAGGTTGCCGCCTGGGGCCTGCAGCAGTTTGGCTGGCAGCGGCTTCAAGCCACTGTCCTGGATACCAACACCGCGTCCGCGCGTGTACTGGTGAAGTGTGGCTTCGCACTTGAAGGCCGCCTTCGCAACCTGCGCAGGGTGGGCGGGGTATCGCGTGACTTCGACGTCTACTCGCGGGTTCCTGCCTGA